The proteins below are encoded in one region of Winogradskyella helgolandensis:
- a CDS encoding porin family protein, whose translation MKKLLVVVALAALGLTEKTNAQDIEFGAKAGLNISNFTGGDADRNSLIGFHVGFISEIPLSEKFSLQPELLYSRQGSEVQDVVKIKVDYLAIPIMAKYYVADRFSLEVGPQFSFLVNDKGEYIDSDLPDEDTDASSVDIGANVGLGYNLGSNLFVQARYNFGISTVAENPDIKNSVFQVALGYKF comes from the coding sequence ATGAAAAAATTACTCGTTGTAGTCGCACTTGCAGCTTTAGGATTAACGGAAAAAACCAATGCTCAAGATATTGAATTTGGAGCCAAAGCCGGACTCAATATCTCTAATTTTACAGGAGGAGATGCTGACCGAAACAGCCTTATCGGATTTCATGTGGGATTCATTTCCGAAATTCCATTAAGTGAAAAATTCTCACTTCAACCCGAACTTTTATATTCTAGACAGGGTTCTGAAGTACAAGATGTGGTTAAGATAAAAGTCGATTACTTAGCCATTCCAATTATGGCTAAATACTATGTAGCTGATAGATTTAGCTTAGAAGTAGGACCACAATTTTCGTTTCTGGTTAATGATAAAGGCGAGTATATAGATAGTGATTTACCAGATGAAGACACAGATGCCTCTAGTGTTGATATTGGTGCAAATGTTGGACTTGGTTATAATTTGGGTTCAAACCTATTTGTGCAAGCACGTTATAATTTTGGAATCTCAACTGTAGCAGAAAATCCAGATATAAAAAACAGTGTTTTTCAAGTCGCTTTGGGCTATAAGTTTTAA
- a CDS encoding leucine--tRNA ligase, with protein sequence MTYNFNDIEKKWQDYWAKNQTFKASNQSDKPKYYVLDMFPYPSGAGLHVGHPLGYIASDIYARYKRHKGFNVLHPQGYDSFGLPAEQYAIQTGQHPAVTTETNITTYRRQLDQIGFSFDWSREVRTSNPEYYKWTQWIFIQLYESWFCKHANKAFPISELEKVFAREGNAAVEAVCDDNAGQFTAEQWNNFSSEEQQEILLKYRLTYLAETEVNWCPELGTVLANDEIVNGVSERGGHPVVRKKMTQWSMRISAYAERLLQGLDDLDWTDALKDIQKNWIGKSVGASVSFNVNGHDDVIDVFTTRPDTIFGVSFMTLAPEHELVSQITTEAQKAEVEAYIEKSAKRSERDRMADVKTISGVFTGAYAEHPFSKEPIPIWIGDYVLASYGTGAVMAVPCGDQRDYDFAKHFDIAIPNIFEGVDISEEAYASKDNVKIANSDFLNGMNYKKASKLAIYQLEQLGQGVGKTNYRLRDAVFSRQRYWGEPFPVYYVNGMPQMIDAEHLPIRLPEVEKYLPTEEGEPPLGRADVWAWCTESNSVVSNDKINNTTIHPLELNTMPGWAGSSWYFFRYMEDAANRDGVFASEAALKYWENVDLYIGGAEHATGHLLYSRFWVKLLKDRGFVNVEEPFKKLINQGMILGTSAFVYRVGPSVTVKSMSETVRLDEVKLPHFYVSKSSYDNFQKGIQDKNIIEVLNKTNSIWEKNGFKVESNFEKISLSEIHVKVQYVNASDELDIEALKTDPEFGADYKDAIFISENGDIIEGNNDVYKVGRDVEKMSKSKYNVVSPDSICADYGADSLRLYEMFLGPLEQYKPWNTAGITGVHNFLKKLWKLYVGENGLKVNDAEATKDNLKTLHKTIKKVQEDIENFSFNTSVSTFMIAVNELTAQKCTSKAILEPLLVLISPYAPHIAEELWSQLGNNDSISTAPFPVFDESHLVESSKNYPISFNGKMRFTLELPMDMNKDDIEKTVMSHEKTIAQLDGRTPKKIIVVPGKIVNIVG encoded by the coding sequence ATGACATACAATTTCAACGACATAGAAAAAAAGTGGCAAGACTATTGGGCAAAAAACCAAACATTTAAAGCCTCAAACCAAAGCGATAAACCAAAATACTACGTATTAGATATGTTCCCTTATCCTTCTGGAGCAGGTTTACATGTTGGCCATCCTTTAGGTTATATTGCTAGTGACATCTATGCACGTTATAAACGCCATAAAGGTTTTAATGTCTTACATCCTCAAGGTTATGATAGTTTTGGATTGCCTGCAGAACAGTATGCGATACAAACAGGTCAGCATCCTGCAGTTACTACTGAAACCAATATTACAACGTATCGTCGTCAATTAGACCAAATTGGTTTTTCTTTCGATTGGAGCAGAGAAGTAAGAACTTCTAATCCTGAATATTATAAGTGGACACAGTGGATTTTTATACAATTGTATGAGTCTTGGTTTTGTAAACATGCAAATAAAGCATTTCCTATTTCTGAATTAGAAAAGGTATTTGCTAGAGAGGGTAATGCTGCTGTAGAAGCTGTATGTGATGATAATGCAGGCCAGTTTACGGCAGAGCAATGGAATAATTTTTCTTCAGAAGAACAACAAGAAATACTTTTAAAATACAGATTAACCTATTTAGCAGAAACTGAGGTTAACTGGTGTCCGGAATTAGGAACCGTTTTAGCCAATGACGAAATAGTTAATGGTGTTTCGGAACGAGGTGGTCATCCAGTAGTACGTAAAAAAATGACCCAATGGAGCATGCGAATTTCTGCGTATGCAGAACGTTTACTTCAAGGATTAGATGATCTCGATTGGACCGATGCCTTAAAAGACATTCAGAAAAACTGGATTGGTAAATCCGTTGGAGCTTCGGTATCTTTTAATGTAAATGGACACGATGATGTCATCGACGTTTTCACTACAAGACCAGATACTATTTTTGGAGTGTCATTTATGACGCTTGCACCAGAACACGAATTAGTATCACAAATTACAACCGAAGCACAAAAAGCTGAAGTTGAAGCTTACATAGAAAAATCAGCCAAACGAAGCGAACGCGATAGAATGGCAGATGTAAAAACCATTTCTGGTGTGTTTACAGGAGCTTATGCGGAGCATCCGTTTTCTAAAGAACCGATTCCTATCTGGATAGGCGATTACGTTTTAGCAAGCTACGGAACAGGTGCAGTTATGGCAGTGCCTTGTGGTGACCAACGTGATTACGATTTTGCAAAACATTTTGATATTGCTATTCCAAATATATTTGAAGGTGTTGATATTTCTGAAGAAGCCTATGCTTCTAAAGACAATGTAAAAATCGCCAATAGTGATTTCCTTAATGGCATGAACTATAAAAAAGCATCTAAATTGGCTATTTATCAATTAGAACAATTAGGTCAAGGCGTAGGTAAAACTAATTACCGTTTGCGTGATGCTGTATTCTCAAGACAAAGATATTGGGGAGAACCATTCCCAGTCTATTATGTGAATGGTATGCCACAAATGATAGATGCTGAGCATTTACCGATTAGATTACCGGAAGTTGAAAAATATTTACCAACCGAAGAAGGTGAACCGCCTTTAGGACGTGCAGACGTTTGGGCTTGGTGTACTGAAAGTAATTCTGTGGTTTCTAATGATAAGATAAACAATACAACAATTCATCCACTAGAACTAAACACCATGCCTGGTTGGGCAGGAAGTTCTTGGTATTTCTTCCGTTATATGGAAGATGCAGCCAATAGAGATGGTGTTTTTGCAAGTGAAGCTGCGCTGAAATATTGGGAAAATGTAGATTTATATATTGGTGGCGCAGAACATGCGACTGGTCACCTACTCTACTCGCGTTTCTGGGTGAAATTATTGAAAGATCGCGGTTTTGTTAATGTTGAAGAGCCTTTTAAAAAGTTGATTAACCAAGGAATGATTTTGGGGACTAGTGCTTTTGTTTATAGAGTTGGACCTTCCGTTACAGTAAAAAGTATGTCAGAAACTGTTCGTTTAGATGAAGTCAAATTACCTCATTTCTATGTTTCAAAATCAAGTTATGATAATTTTCAAAAAGGAATACAAGACAAAAATATAATTGAAGTTTTAAATAAAACAAATTCTATTTGGGAAAAGAATGGATTCAAAGTTGAATCTAATTTTGAAAAAATATCATTATCTGAAATTCACGTGAAAGTACAATATGTAAATGCTTCAGATGAATTAGATATTGAAGCATTAAAAACGGATCCTGAATTTGGAGCTGATTATAAAGATGCTATTTTTATTAGTGAAAACGGAGATATTATTGAAGGAAATAACGATGTTTACAAAGTAGGTCGAGACGTTGAAAAAATGTCTAAATCAAAATACAACGTTGTGAGCCCAGATAGTATTTGTGCAGATTACGGAGCAGACAGTCTAAGACTCTACGAAATGTTCTTAGGTCCTTTAGAGCAATACAAACCTTGGAATACTGCTGGTATTACAGGAGTCCATAATTTCCTTAAAAAACTATGGAAATTATACGTTGGTGAAAATGGTTTAAAAGTGAATGATGCTGAAGCGACCAAAGACAACTTAAAAACCTTACACAAAACCATAAAGAAAGTCCAAGAAGATATTGAGAATTTCTCTTTCAATACGTCAGTTTCTACCTTTATGATTGCGGTAAATGAACTAACCGCTCAGAAGTGTACAAGTAAAGCCATTTTAGAACCTTTATTGGTTTTAATTTCACCTTACGCACCACATATTGCTGAAGAATTATGGAGTCAATTAGGAAATAATGATTCTATTTCTACGGCACCTTTCCCTGTTTTTGACGAAAGTCATTTAGTAGAAAGTAGTAAAAACTATCCCATTTCTTTTAATGGTAAAATGCGTTTTACTTTAGAATTGCCAATGGACATGAACAAAGACGATATTGAAAAAACCGTAATGTCTCACGAAAAAACAATTGCGCAATTAGATGGCAGAACACCTAAGAAAATCATTGTGGTGCCTGGAAAAATTGTAAATATTGTTGGGTAA